A genomic segment from Thamnophis elegans isolate rThaEle1 chromosome 3, rThaEle1.pri, whole genome shotgun sequence encodes:
- the LRRTM2 gene encoding leucine-rich repeat transmembrane neuronal protein 2 translates to MQPPTYSKEWLSALNPELLYGLRKLQTLSLRSNSLRTIPVRLFSDCRSLDFLDLSTNRLRSLARNGFAGLTKLRELHLEHNQLTKINFAHFLRLSNLHMLFLQGNKISNLTCGMEWTWSTLEKLDLSGNDIKAIDTTVFEIMPNLKILLMDNNKLTTLESKVLYSLKTLTTVGLSSNPWECSPKICALATWLSGFQGRWEYSILCHTPNHTQGEDILDAVYGFQLCWNLSTVVTPIATTHRAPTTEYTKRISSSNFHVGDKEISTTTGIPFTTEEQMPEPNNVIFTQQVITGTMALLFSFFFIIFVVFISRKCCPPTLRKIRQCSMIQSHRQLRSQTRLHMSNMSDQGPYNEYEPAHEGPFIIINGYGQCKCQQLPYKECEV, encoded by the exons ATGCAACCTCCAACGTACTCAAAAGAATGG TTATCTGCTTTGAATCCTGAATTGTTGTATGGCCTTCGTAAACTGCAAACCCTGAGTTTACGTTCCAATTCTCTGAGGACTATTCCAGTCCGCCTGTTTTCAGATTGTCGTAGTTTGGATTTTTTGGATCTGAGCACAAATCGCTTGCGAAGTTTGGCGCGCAATGGATTTGCAGGATTAACCAAACTAAGGGAGCTTCACCTAGAGCACAACCAGCTGACAAAGATTAACTTTGCTCACTTCCTTCGGCTAAGCAACCTGCACATGCTCTTCTTACAGGGGAATAAAATTAGCAACCTGACCTGCGGGATGGAATGGACCTGGAGCACTTTAGAAAAGCTAGATTTGTCTGGAAATGATATCAAAGCCATCGATACGACAGTTTTTGAAATAATGCCTAATCTTAAAATTCTCCTAATGGATAACAACAAACTAACCACTCTGGAGTCCAAGGTTTTATATTCACTTAAAACCCTAACGACTGTGGGTCTCTCCAGCAACCCCTGGGAATGCAGCCCCAAAATATGTGCACTAGCTACATGGCTCAGTGGCTTCCAAGGTCGGTGGGAATACTCCATCCTTTGTCATACCCCAAACCATACCCAGGGAGAGGATATTCTGGATGCAGTTTATGGTTTTCAGCTTTGCTGGAATTTATCAACTGTTGTTACACCCATTGCTACAACTCACAGAGCTCCAACAACTGAATATACAAAGCGAATAAGCTCCTCAAATTTCCATGTGGGAGATAAAGAAATTTCAACCACCACAGGCATACCCTTTACCACAGAAGAGCAGATGCCTGAACCAAACAATGTCATCTTCACCCAGCAGGTAATTACAGGAACAATggctttattattttctttcttttttatcatttttgtagTGTTCATCTCCAGGAAGTGCTGTCCTCCCACATTAAGAAAAATTAGGCAGTGTTCAATGATTCAAAGCCACAGGCAACTACGATCTCAAACACGGCTGCATATGTCAAATATGTCAGACCAAGGACCATATAATGAATATGAACCTGCCCATGAAGGACCTTTCATCATCATTAATGGCTATGGACAATGCAAATGTCAGCAGTTACCCTATAAAGAATGTGAAGTGTAA